In a genomic window of Passer domesticus isolate bPasDom1 chromosome 3, bPasDom1.hap1, whole genome shotgun sequence:
- the CNIH4 gene encoding protein cornichon homolog 4 — MESVVFIFSLIDCCALIFLSVYFIITLSDLECDYINARSCCSKLNKWVVPEVIGHAVVTVLMLISLHWFIFLLNLPVATWNIYRYIMVPSGNMGVFDPTEIHNRGQLKSHMKEAMIKLGFHLLCFFMYLYSMILALIND, encoded by the exons atgGAGTCGGTGGTCTTCATCTTCTCGCTGATCGACTGCTGCGCCCTCATCTTCCTCTCCGTCTATTTC ATAATCACGCTTTCAGATCTGGAATGTGACTACATCAATGCTAGATCGTGCTGCTCCAAGCTCAATAAA TGGGTGGTGCCTGAGGTGATTGGCCACGCTGTTGTCACGGTATTGATGCTTATTTCCTTGCACTGGTTCATCTTTCTCCTGAACCTGCCAGTGGCCACCTGGAATATTTATAG GTACATTATGGTGCCAAGTGGGAACATGGGAGTATTTGATCCTACAGAGATCCATAACCGAGGACAGCTGAAATCACACATGAAAGAAGCCATGATTAAGCTGGGCTTTCATCTGCTCTGTTTCTTCATG